The following are encoded together in the Salvia hispanica cultivar TCC Black 2014 chromosome 6, UniMelb_Shisp_WGS_1.0, whole genome shotgun sequence genome:
- the LOC125195243 gene encoding uncharacterized protein LOC125195243 has translation MNDKILCSCKRCGIGYTQWIAHGELPSSRSSRCDNQHNTLGGDDMQGLVHEAFGVPNEDGYTDEHTRSQIDAEIANGQSREFYKLIDGSQQPLFERCDKFSKLSFIIRLLHLKCIGSLNNKVFDMLLELLREAFPDAMVDLPKSYYEAEKLMKGLGLDADPTGEKRKIAQNVLWYFPVKPRLQRLFMSTKTASDMRWHAENLTKDGYMRHPADSSAWNTFDTLHPSFAQESRNVRLGLESDGINPFKNMTPGNNIDIYLQPLIADLKDLWEVGVETYDASKKQNFQLHASLIWTISDFPGYAYLSGWSTQGEFACPVCNKETHSLRLKHGGKYCYMGHRRFLPKEHEFRKNRRLFDGTVEYGEAPQRQSGNMVMDELKDFTVKFGKQVKGNPKLFGWKKKSIFFELSYWKDNVVRHNLDVMHTEKNICESICGTLLDLDGKSKDNYKSRQDLEQMGIRPELHPISKGPGKIYLPAAAFTMSKMERTTFCRLLPIALRNTLSKSVRAPLIKLSEYFRELCSKVIHPADVIRLEKDIVVVLCQLEKIFPPSFFDVMVHLTVHLATEVKYLGTLKSYVWNRSKPEGSIARGYLAEECLTFCSLYLAGCVESKFNQPSRNETVNDNAIIGLDVFTIIGHSLGKGTAMRLDDETLTKAHQYVLFNSEAVRPYIEQHWAIVEQSNPRVARHQLERIHSESFADWFAQYVERLIIHGETPTLRDLKLVARQPNFIGVKYKKYIVNGFRFHTKDLENIIELDYGSGRRVVLFDCEWVSKESGDFGWVRDDVDGTKVDISVQNQL, from the exons ATGAATGATAAGATATTATGTTCATGTAAACGTTGTGGGATCG GGTACACCCAATGGATAGCTCATGGAGAACTTCCTAGTAGTCGCTCATCTAGGTGTGACAATCAACATAATACTTTGGGTGGTGATGATATGCAAGGTTTAGTTCATGAAGCCTTTGGAGTTCCAAATGAAGATGGATATACTGACGAACATACTAGATCTCAAATAGATGCAGAAATTGCTAATGGACAATCAAGAGAATTTTATAAGTTGATTGATGGTTCACAACAACCATTGTTTGAAAGATGTGATAAATTCTCAAAGCTATCATTCATAATCCGTCTGTTGCACTTAAAGTGTATTGGGAGTTTGAACAATAAAGTATTTGATATGCTTTTGGAATTATTAAGAGAAGCTTTTCCAGATGCCATGGTTGATCTACCAAAGTCTTATTATGAAGCCGAGAAATTGATGAAAGGACTAGGACTTG ATGCAGATCCCACAGGTGAGAAAAGAAAGATTGCTCAAAACGTATTGTGGTATTTTCCCGTCAAACCAAGGTTGCAAAGATTGTTCATGTCTACAAAGACGGCATCTGACATGAGATGGCATGCTGAAAATCTTACGAAGGATGGGTATATGAGACACCCTGCCGATTCCTCAGCATGGAACACATTTGATACCTTGCATCCTAGTTTTGCTCAGGAATCTCGCAATGTTCGATTGGGATTGGAATCAGATGGAATTAATCCCTTCAAAAATATGA CTCCTGggaataatattgatatttatttgcAACCCCTAATTGCAGATCTAAAGGATTTGTGGGAAGTAGGAGTTGAAACATACGATGCTtcaaaaaagcaaaattttcaattacaCGCTTCATTGATATGGACAATTAGTGATTTTCCGGGATATGCGTATTTGTCTGGATGGAGTACCCAAGGTGAATTTGCATGCCCAGTTTGTAATAAAGAAACACACTCTCTCAGACTAAAACACGGTGGGAAGTATTGCTACATGGGGCATCGGAGGTTTCTACCTAAAGAACATGAATTTCGGAAGAATAGACGACTCTTTGATGGCACAGTTGAGTATGGAGAAGCACCACAACGACAATCTGGTAATATGGTGATGGATGAGCTGAAAGACTTCACAGTTAAGTTTGGTAAGCAAGTTAAAGGTAATCCAAAGCTTTTCGGttggaaaaaaaagagtatattttttgagtTGTCATACTGGAAAGATAATGTTGTCCGCCACAATCTCGATGTCATGCATAcagagaaaaatatttgtgaGAGTATTTGCGGCACATTATTGGATTTAGACGGTAAGTCTAAAGATAATTATAAATCGCGCCAAGACTTGGAGCAAATGGGAATTAGGCCTGAACTTCATCCAATTTCAAAAGGTCCTGGTAAAATTTATTTACCTGCAGCAGCTTTTACAATGAGCAAAATGGAGAGAACAACATTTTgtcgg TTGTTGCCTATAGCCTTGCGAAACACACTGTCCAAGTCCGTACGCGCACCTTTAATTAAGCTCAGTGAGTACTTTAGAGAACTCTGTTCGAAAGTAATTCATCCCGCTGATGTCATTCGACTAGAGAAAGATATTGTTGTGGTACTTTGTCAATTGGAGAAGATATTTCCACCATCATTCTTCGATGTAATGGTGCACTTGACTGTACATTTGGCAACAGAAGTGAA ATATTTAGGCACATTGAAATCCTATGTGTGGAATAGGAGCAAACCTGAAGGTTCAATCGCTCGGGGATATCTAGCAGAAGAATGTTTGACATTTTGTTCTTTGTATTTGGCTGGCTGCGTGGAGTCGAAGTTTAATCAACCATCGAGGAATGAAACTGTGAATGATAATGCAATAATTGGATTAGATGTATTTACAATCATAGGTCATTCTCTTGGAAAAGGAACTGCTATGAGATTAGATGATGAAACATTGACGAAAGCACATCAATATGTATTGTTCAATTCTGAGGCCGTAAGACCATATATTGA GCAACATTGGGCAATAGTTGAACAATCTAATCCTCGTGTTGCACGCCATCAGCTGGAACGCATCCACAGTGAAAGCTTTGCTGATTGGTTTGCTCAATAT GTCGAAAGGTTAATCATCCATGGAGAAACTCCAACATTAAGAGATTTGAAATTAGTTGCTCGCCAGCCTAATTTTATTGGAGTGAAATATAAGAAGTATATCGTAAATGGTTTTAGGTTTCACACGAAAGATTTGGAGA ATATCATTGAGTTGGATTATGGTAGTGGACGTCGAGTTGTATTATTTGACTGTGAATGGGTGTCAAAAG AATCTGGTGACTTTGGTTGGGTTCGCGACGACGTCGATGGAACTAAGGTTGACATATCAG ttcaaaatcaactttaa